The following are encoded together in the Acipenser ruthenus chromosome 24, fAciRut3.2 maternal haplotype, whole genome shotgun sequence genome:
- the LOC131700614 gene encoding transducin-like enhancer protein 3-B isoform X5, which translates to MYPQGRHPAPHQPGQPGFKFTVAESCDRIKDEFQFLQAQYHSLKVEYDKLANEKTEMQRHYVMYYEMSYGLNIEMHKQTEIAKRLNAILAQIMPFLSQEHQQQVAQAVERAKQVTMTELNAIIGVRGLPNLPLTQQQLQAQHLSHAAHGPPIQMPPHPSGLQPPGIPSVPGSGAGLLALGALGSQAHLPVKDEKNHHELDHRERESSTNNSVSPSDSLRAASEKHRGSSDYSIDSKKRKVEEKDSMSRYDSDGDKSDDLVVDVSNEDPATPRVSPAHSPPENGLDKSRAMNKKEGPNSPASVASSSSTPSSKTKDLVHNDKSSTPGLKSNTPTPRNDAPTPGTSSTPGLRPLPGKMPGMESLAPALRTPLSIAGSYASPFAMMGHHEMNGSLTSPGVYAGLHNISPQMSAAAAAAAAYGRPMGGFDPHTHMRPGLPASLSSISGGKPAYSFHVSADGQMQPVPFPPDALIGPGIPRHARQINTLSHGEVVCAVTISNPTRHVYTGGKGCVKIWDISQPGSKSPISQLDCLNRDNYIRSCKLLPDGRTLIVGGEASTLTIWDLASPTPRIKAELTSSAPACYALAISPDAKVCFSCCSDGNIAVWDLHNQTLVRQFQGHTDGASCIDISHDGTKLWTGGLDNTVRSWDLREGRQLQQHDFTSQIFSLGYCPTGEWLAVGMESSNVEVLHHTKPDKYQLHLHESCVLSLKFAYCGKWFVSTGKDNLLNAWRTPYGASIFQSKESSSVLSCDISADDKYIVTGSGDKKATVYEVIY; encoded by the exons ATGTACCCTCAGGGTCGACACCCG gcacCCCATCAGCCTGGTCAGCCAGGTTTTAAATTCACTGTTGCGGAATCGTGCGACAGGATTAAAGACGAGTTTCAGTTTCTGCAAGCCCAGTATcacag TCTGAAGGTGGAGTATGATAAGCTGGCTAATGAGAAGACGGAGATGCAGAGGCACTATGTTATG TACTATGAAATGTCTTACGGACTGAATATTGAAATGCACAAACAG ACTGAGATTGCAAAAAGACTCAATGCAATTTTGGCTCAAATCATGCCTTTTCTGTCACAAGAG caccAACAGCAGGTTGCGCAGGCTGTTGAGCGTGCCAAGCAGGTGACCATGACAGAGCTGAATGCCATCATCGGGGTACGTGGACTTCCCAATCTGCCTCTCACC cagcagcagctccaggcACAGCACCTCTCGCACGCGGCTCACGGGCCCCCCATCCAGATGCCCCCCCACCCCTCGGGGCTCCAGCCGCCTGGCATCCCCTCAGTCCCGGGTTCGGGTGCCGGCCTGCTCGCCCTGGGAGCTCTCGGCAGCCAGGCCCACCTGCCAGTCAAGGACGAGAAGAACCACCACGAGCTGGACCACAGAG AGAGAGAATCTAGTACG AATAATTCGGTGTCCCCGTCGGACAGCCTGCGCGCTGCAAGTGAGAAACACCGCGGCTCCTCAGACTACAGCATCGACTCCAAGAAGAGGAAAGTGGAGGAAAAGGACAGCATGAGCAGATAT GACAGTGATGGTGATAAGAGTGATGACTTGGTGGTTGATGTCTCCAATGAG GATCCAGCCACGCCCCGCGTCAGCCCTGCCCACTCGCCGCCGGAGAACGGTCTGGACAAATCACGGGCGATGAACAAGAAGGAAGGTCCCAACAGCCCCGCCTCTGTCGCTTCCTCCAGCAGCACGCCCTCCTCCAAAACCAAAGACCTGGTCCAT AATGACAAGTCTTCAACCCCCGGTTTGAAGTCCAACACACCGACTCCGCGAAACGACGCCCCTACCCCGGGCACTAGCTCCACCCCGGGACTGCGGCCGCTGCCAGGGAAGATGCCTGGCATGGAGTCACTAG CTCCAGCGCTACGGACCCCCCTCTCCATCGCTGGTTCCTATGCCAGTCCCTTCGCCATGATGGGCCACCATGAGATGAACGGCTCCCTGACGAGCCCGGGGGTCTACGCTGGGCTCCACAACATCTCCCCACAGATGAGCGCCGCCGCAGCCGCTGCAGCAGCGTACGGCCGCCCCATG GGTGGCTTTGACCCACACACTCACATGAGACCCGGACTCCCTGCCAGCCTCTCTTCCATCTCTGGAGGAAAACC AGCGTACTCCTTCCACGTGAGCGCGGATGGGCAGATGCAGCCAGTGCCCTTCCCCCCGGATGCTCTCATTGGCCCCGGGATCCCGCGCCACGCCAGGCAGATCAACACGCTGAGCCACGGCGAGGTGGTGTGCGCCGTCACCATCAGCAACCCAACGCGCCACGTCTACACCGGCGGCAAGGGCTGCGTGAAGATCTGGGACATCAGCCAGCCGGGTAGCAAGAGCCCCATCTCACAGCTTGACTGCctg AACCGTGATAACTACATCCGCTCGTGCAAGCTGCTGCCGGATGGGCGGACGTTGATCGTGGGTGGGGAGGCGAGCACGCTGACTATCTGGGACCTGGCTTCTCCGACCCCGCGCATCAAGGCTGAGCTGACCTCCTCCGCCCCTGCCTGCTACGCTCTGGCCATCAGCCCCGACGCCAAGGTGTGCTTCTCCTGCTGCAGCGACGGCAACATTGCAGTGTGGGACCTGCACAACCAGACCCTGGTCAG GCAGTTCCAGGGACACACAGATGGCGCAAGCTGTATTGATATTTCTCATGACGGCACAAAGCTCTGGACAGGTGGCCTGGACAATACAGTTCGCTCCTGGGACCTGCGGGAGGGTCGACAGCTGCAGCAGCATGACTTCACCTCACAG ATCTTCTCTCTGGGTTACTGCCCGACTGGAGAGTGGCTGGCTGTGGGAATGGAGAGCAGCAACGTAGAGGTCCTGCACCACACCAAGCCAGACAAGTACCAGCTGCACCTGCATGAGAGCTGCGTGCTGTCCCTCAAATTCGCCTACTGTG gtaAATGGTTTGTCAGCACTGGCAAAGACAACCTTCTCAATGCATGGCGGACTCCTTATGGGGCCAGCATATTCCAG TCCAAGGAATCATCATCCGTCTTAAGTTGCGATATTTCAGCTGATGACAAGTACATCGTAACAGGCTCTGGTGACAAGAAGGCAACAGTTTATGAAGTGATCTACTAA
- the LOC131700614 gene encoding transducin-like enhancer protein 3 isoform X1, which translates to MYPQGRHPAPHQPGQPGFKFTVAESCDRIKDEFQFLQAQYHSLKVEYDKLANEKTEMQRHYVMYYEMSYGLNIEMHKQTEIAKRLNAILAQIMPFLSQEHQQQVAQAVERAKQVTMTELNAIIGVRGLPNLPLTQQQLQAQHLSHAAHGPPIQMPPHPSGLQPPGIPSVPGSGAGLLALGALGSQAHLPVKDEKNHHELDHRGQSSFHLPLAIPLVKERESSTNNSVSPSDSLRAASEKHRGSSDYSIDSKKRKVEEKDSMSRYDSDGDKSDDLVVDVSNEDPATPRVSPAHSPPENGLDKSRAMNKKEGPNSPASVASSSSTPSSKTKDLVHNDKSSTPGLKSNTPTPRNDAPTPGTSSTPGLRPLPGKMPGMESLAPALRTPLSIAGSYASPFAMMGHHEMNGSLTSPGVYAGLHNISPQMSAAAAAAAAYGRPMGGFDPHTHMRPGLPASLSSISGGKPAYSFHVSADGQMQPVPFPPDALIGPGIPRHARQINTLSHGEVVCAVTISNPTRHVYTGGKGCVKIWDISQPGSKSPISQLDCLNRDNYIRSCKLLPDGRTLIVGGEASTLTIWDLASPTPRIKAELTSSAPACYALAISPDAKVCFSCCSDGNIAVWDLHNQTLVRQFQGHTDGASCIDISHDGTKLWTGGLDNTVRSWDLREGRQLQQHDFTSQIFSLGYCPTGEWLAVGMESSNVEVLHHTKPDKYQLHLHESCVLSLKFAYCGKWFVSTGKDNLLNAWRTPYGASIFQSKESSSVLSCDISADDKYIVTGSGDKKATVYEVIY; encoded by the exons ATGTACCCTCAGGGTCGACACCCG gcacCCCATCAGCCTGGTCAGCCAGGTTTTAAATTCACTGTTGCGGAATCGTGCGACAGGATTAAAGACGAGTTTCAGTTTCTGCAAGCCCAGTATcacag TCTGAAGGTGGAGTATGATAAGCTGGCTAATGAGAAGACGGAGATGCAGAGGCACTATGTTATG TACTATGAAATGTCTTACGGACTGAATATTGAAATGCACAAACAG ACTGAGATTGCAAAAAGACTCAATGCAATTTTGGCTCAAATCATGCCTTTTCTGTCACAAGAG caccAACAGCAGGTTGCGCAGGCTGTTGAGCGTGCCAAGCAGGTGACCATGACAGAGCTGAATGCCATCATCGGGGTACGTGGACTTCCCAATCTGCCTCTCACC cagcagcagctccaggcACAGCACCTCTCGCACGCGGCTCACGGGCCCCCCATCCAGATGCCCCCCCACCCCTCGGGGCTCCAGCCGCCTGGCATCCCCTCAGTCCCGGGTTCGGGTGCCGGCCTGCTCGCCCTGGGAGCTCTCGGCAGCCAGGCCCACCTGCCAGTCAAGGACGAGAAGAACCACCACGAGCTGGACCACAGAGGT caATCATCCTTTCACCTGCCACTCGCGATTCCATTGGTAAAAGAGAGAGAATCTAGTACG AATAATTCGGTGTCCCCGTCGGACAGCCTGCGCGCTGCAAGTGAGAAACACCGCGGCTCCTCAGACTACAGCATCGACTCCAAGAAGAGGAAAGTGGAGGAAAAGGACAGCATGAGCAGATAT GACAGTGATGGTGATAAGAGTGATGACTTGGTGGTTGATGTCTCCAATGAG GATCCAGCCACGCCCCGCGTCAGCCCTGCCCACTCGCCGCCGGAGAACGGTCTGGACAAATCACGGGCGATGAACAAGAAGGAAGGTCCCAACAGCCCCGCCTCTGTCGCTTCCTCCAGCAGCACGCCCTCCTCCAAAACCAAAGACCTGGTCCAT AATGACAAGTCTTCAACCCCCGGTTTGAAGTCCAACACACCGACTCCGCGAAACGACGCCCCTACCCCGGGCACTAGCTCCACCCCGGGACTGCGGCCGCTGCCAGGGAAGATGCCTGGCATGGAGTCACTAG CTCCAGCGCTACGGACCCCCCTCTCCATCGCTGGTTCCTATGCCAGTCCCTTCGCCATGATGGGCCACCATGAGATGAACGGCTCCCTGACGAGCCCGGGGGTCTACGCTGGGCTCCACAACATCTCCCCACAGATGAGCGCCGCCGCAGCCGCTGCAGCAGCGTACGGCCGCCCCATG GGTGGCTTTGACCCACACACTCACATGAGACCCGGACTCCCTGCCAGCCTCTCTTCCATCTCTGGAGGAAAACC AGCGTACTCCTTCCACGTGAGCGCGGATGGGCAGATGCAGCCAGTGCCCTTCCCCCCGGATGCTCTCATTGGCCCCGGGATCCCGCGCCACGCCAGGCAGATCAACACGCTGAGCCACGGCGAGGTGGTGTGCGCCGTCACCATCAGCAACCCAACGCGCCACGTCTACACCGGCGGCAAGGGCTGCGTGAAGATCTGGGACATCAGCCAGCCGGGTAGCAAGAGCCCCATCTCACAGCTTGACTGCctg AACCGTGATAACTACATCCGCTCGTGCAAGCTGCTGCCGGATGGGCGGACGTTGATCGTGGGTGGGGAGGCGAGCACGCTGACTATCTGGGACCTGGCTTCTCCGACCCCGCGCATCAAGGCTGAGCTGACCTCCTCCGCCCCTGCCTGCTACGCTCTGGCCATCAGCCCCGACGCCAAGGTGTGCTTCTCCTGCTGCAGCGACGGCAACATTGCAGTGTGGGACCTGCACAACCAGACCCTGGTCAG GCAGTTCCAGGGACACACAGATGGCGCAAGCTGTATTGATATTTCTCATGACGGCACAAAGCTCTGGACAGGTGGCCTGGACAATACAGTTCGCTCCTGGGACCTGCGGGAGGGTCGACAGCTGCAGCAGCATGACTTCACCTCACAG ATCTTCTCTCTGGGTTACTGCCCGACTGGAGAGTGGCTGGCTGTGGGAATGGAGAGCAGCAACGTAGAGGTCCTGCACCACACCAAGCCAGACAAGTACCAGCTGCACCTGCATGAGAGCTGCGTGCTGTCCCTCAAATTCGCCTACTGTG gtaAATGGTTTGTCAGCACTGGCAAAGACAACCTTCTCAATGCATGGCGGACTCCTTATGGGGCCAGCATATTCCAG TCCAAGGAATCATCATCCGTCTTAAGTTGCGATATTTCAGCTGATGACAAGTACATCGTAACAGGCTCTGGTGACAAGAAGGCAACAGTTTATGAAGTGATCTACTAA
- the LOC131700614 gene encoding transducin-like enhancer protein 3 isoform X7 translates to MYPQGRHPAPHQPGQPGFKFTVAESCDRIKDEFQFLQAQYHSLKVEYDKLANEKTEMQRHYVMYYEMSYGLNIEMHKQTEIAKRLNAILAQIMPFLSQEHQQQVAQAVERAKQVTMTELNAIIGQQLQAQHLSHAAHGPPIQMPPHPSGLQPPGIPSVPGSGAGLLALGALGSQAHLPVKDEKNHHELDHRERESSTNNSVSPSDSLRAASEKHRGSSDYSIDSKKRKVEEKDSMSRYDSDGDKSDDLVVDVSNEDPATPRVSPAHSPPENGLDKSRAMNKKEGPNSPASVASSSSTPSSKTKDLVHNDKSSTPGLKSNTPTPRNDAPTPGTSSTPGLRPLPGKMPGMESLAPALRTPLSIAGSYASPFAMMGHHEMNGSLTSPGVYAGLHNISPQMSAAAAAAAAYGRPMGGFDPHTHMRPGLPASLSSISGGKPAYSFHVSADGQMQPVPFPPDALIGPGIPRHARQINTLSHGEVVCAVTISNPTRHVYTGGKGCVKIWDISQPGSKSPISQLDCLNRDNYIRSCKLLPDGRTLIVGGEASTLTIWDLASPTPRIKAELTSSAPACYALAISPDAKVCFSCCSDGNIAVWDLHNQTLVRQFQGHTDGASCIDISHDGTKLWTGGLDNTVRSWDLREGRQLQQHDFTSQIFSLGYCPTGEWLAVGMESSNVEVLHHTKPDKYQLHLHESCVLSLKFAYCGKWFVSTGKDNLLNAWRTPYGASIFQSKESSSVLSCDISADDKYIVTGSGDKKATVYEVIY, encoded by the exons ATGTACCCTCAGGGTCGACACCCG gcacCCCATCAGCCTGGTCAGCCAGGTTTTAAATTCACTGTTGCGGAATCGTGCGACAGGATTAAAGACGAGTTTCAGTTTCTGCAAGCCCAGTATcacag TCTGAAGGTGGAGTATGATAAGCTGGCTAATGAGAAGACGGAGATGCAGAGGCACTATGTTATG TACTATGAAATGTCTTACGGACTGAATATTGAAATGCACAAACAG ACTGAGATTGCAAAAAGACTCAATGCAATTTTGGCTCAAATCATGCCTTTTCTGTCACAAGAG caccAACAGCAGGTTGCGCAGGCTGTTGAGCGTGCCAAGCAGGTGACCATGACAGAGCTGAATGCCATCATCGGG cagcagctccaggcACAGCACCTCTCGCACGCGGCTCACGGGCCCCCCATCCAGATGCCCCCCCACCCCTCGGGGCTCCAGCCGCCTGGCATCCCCTCAGTCCCGGGTTCGGGTGCCGGCCTGCTCGCCCTGGGAGCTCTCGGCAGCCAGGCCCACCTGCCAGTCAAGGACGAGAAGAACCACCACGAGCTGGACCACAGAG AGAGAGAATCTAGTACG AATAATTCGGTGTCCCCGTCGGACAGCCTGCGCGCTGCAAGTGAGAAACACCGCGGCTCCTCAGACTACAGCATCGACTCCAAGAAGAGGAAAGTGGAGGAAAAGGACAGCATGAGCAGATAT GACAGTGATGGTGATAAGAGTGATGACTTGGTGGTTGATGTCTCCAATGAG GATCCAGCCACGCCCCGCGTCAGCCCTGCCCACTCGCCGCCGGAGAACGGTCTGGACAAATCACGGGCGATGAACAAGAAGGAAGGTCCCAACAGCCCCGCCTCTGTCGCTTCCTCCAGCAGCACGCCCTCCTCCAAAACCAAAGACCTGGTCCAT AATGACAAGTCTTCAACCCCCGGTTTGAAGTCCAACACACCGACTCCGCGAAACGACGCCCCTACCCCGGGCACTAGCTCCACCCCGGGACTGCGGCCGCTGCCAGGGAAGATGCCTGGCATGGAGTCACTAG CTCCAGCGCTACGGACCCCCCTCTCCATCGCTGGTTCCTATGCCAGTCCCTTCGCCATGATGGGCCACCATGAGATGAACGGCTCCCTGACGAGCCCGGGGGTCTACGCTGGGCTCCACAACATCTCCCCACAGATGAGCGCCGCCGCAGCCGCTGCAGCAGCGTACGGCCGCCCCATG GGTGGCTTTGACCCACACACTCACATGAGACCCGGACTCCCTGCCAGCCTCTCTTCCATCTCTGGAGGAAAACC AGCGTACTCCTTCCACGTGAGCGCGGATGGGCAGATGCAGCCAGTGCCCTTCCCCCCGGATGCTCTCATTGGCCCCGGGATCCCGCGCCACGCCAGGCAGATCAACACGCTGAGCCACGGCGAGGTGGTGTGCGCCGTCACCATCAGCAACCCAACGCGCCACGTCTACACCGGCGGCAAGGGCTGCGTGAAGATCTGGGACATCAGCCAGCCGGGTAGCAAGAGCCCCATCTCACAGCTTGACTGCctg AACCGTGATAACTACATCCGCTCGTGCAAGCTGCTGCCGGATGGGCGGACGTTGATCGTGGGTGGGGAGGCGAGCACGCTGACTATCTGGGACCTGGCTTCTCCGACCCCGCGCATCAAGGCTGAGCTGACCTCCTCCGCCCCTGCCTGCTACGCTCTGGCCATCAGCCCCGACGCCAAGGTGTGCTTCTCCTGCTGCAGCGACGGCAACATTGCAGTGTGGGACCTGCACAACCAGACCCTGGTCAG GCAGTTCCAGGGACACACAGATGGCGCAAGCTGTATTGATATTTCTCATGACGGCACAAAGCTCTGGACAGGTGGCCTGGACAATACAGTTCGCTCCTGGGACCTGCGGGAGGGTCGACAGCTGCAGCAGCATGACTTCACCTCACAG ATCTTCTCTCTGGGTTACTGCCCGACTGGAGAGTGGCTGGCTGTGGGAATGGAGAGCAGCAACGTAGAGGTCCTGCACCACACCAAGCCAGACAAGTACCAGCTGCACCTGCATGAGAGCTGCGTGCTGTCCCTCAAATTCGCCTACTGTG gtaAATGGTTTGTCAGCACTGGCAAAGACAACCTTCTCAATGCATGGCGGACTCCTTATGGGGCCAGCATATTCCAG TCCAAGGAATCATCATCCGTCTTAAGTTGCGATATTTCAGCTGATGACAAGTACATCGTAACAGGCTCTGGTGACAAGAAGGCAACAGTTTATGAAGTGATCTACTAA
- the LOC131700614 gene encoding transducin-like enhancer protein 3 isoform X6: MYPQGRHPAPHQPGQPGFKFTVAESCDRIKDEFQFLQAQYHSLKVEYDKLANEKTEMQRHYVMYYEMSYGLNIEMHKQTEIAKRLNAILAQIMPFLSQEHQQQVAQAVERAKQVTMTELNAIIGQQQLQAQHLSHAAHGPPIQMPPHPSGLQPPGIPSVPGSGAGLLALGALGSQAHLPVKDEKNHHELDHRERESSTNNSVSPSDSLRAASEKHRGSSDYSIDSKKRKVEEKDSMSRYDSDGDKSDDLVVDVSNEDPATPRVSPAHSPPENGLDKSRAMNKKEGPNSPASVASSSSTPSSKTKDLVHNDKSSTPGLKSNTPTPRNDAPTPGTSSTPGLRPLPGKMPGMESLAPALRTPLSIAGSYASPFAMMGHHEMNGSLTSPGVYAGLHNISPQMSAAAAAAAAYGRPMGGFDPHTHMRPGLPASLSSISGGKPAYSFHVSADGQMQPVPFPPDALIGPGIPRHARQINTLSHGEVVCAVTISNPTRHVYTGGKGCVKIWDISQPGSKSPISQLDCLNRDNYIRSCKLLPDGRTLIVGGEASTLTIWDLASPTPRIKAELTSSAPACYALAISPDAKVCFSCCSDGNIAVWDLHNQTLVRQFQGHTDGASCIDISHDGTKLWTGGLDNTVRSWDLREGRQLQQHDFTSQIFSLGYCPTGEWLAVGMESSNVEVLHHTKPDKYQLHLHESCVLSLKFAYCGKWFVSTGKDNLLNAWRTPYGASIFQSKESSSVLSCDISADDKYIVTGSGDKKATVYEVIY, encoded by the exons ATGTACCCTCAGGGTCGACACCCG gcacCCCATCAGCCTGGTCAGCCAGGTTTTAAATTCACTGTTGCGGAATCGTGCGACAGGATTAAAGACGAGTTTCAGTTTCTGCAAGCCCAGTATcacag TCTGAAGGTGGAGTATGATAAGCTGGCTAATGAGAAGACGGAGATGCAGAGGCACTATGTTATG TACTATGAAATGTCTTACGGACTGAATATTGAAATGCACAAACAG ACTGAGATTGCAAAAAGACTCAATGCAATTTTGGCTCAAATCATGCCTTTTCTGTCACAAGAG caccAACAGCAGGTTGCGCAGGCTGTTGAGCGTGCCAAGCAGGTGACCATGACAGAGCTGAATGCCATCATCGGG cagcagcagctccaggcACAGCACCTCTCGCACGCGGCTCACGGGCCCCCCATCCAGATGCCCCCCCACCCCTCGGGGCTCCAGCCGCCTGGCATCCCCTCAGTCCCGGGTTCGGGTGCCGGCCTGCTCGCCCTGGGAGCTCTCGGCAGCCAGGCCCACCTGCCAGTCAAGGACGAGAAGAACCACCACGAGCTGGACCACAGAG AGAGAGAATCTAGTACG AATAATTCGGTGTCCCCGTCGGACAGCCTGCGCGCTGCAAGTGAGAAACACCGCGGCTCCTCAGACTACAGCATCGACTCCAAGAAGAGGAAAGTGGAGGAAAAGGACAGCATGAGCAGATAT GACAGTGATGGTGATAAGAGTGATGACTTGGTGGTTGATGTCTCCAATGAG GATCCAGCCACGCCCCGCGTCAGCCCTGCCCACTCGCCGCCGGAGAACGGTCTGGACAAATCACGGGCGATGAACAAGAAGGAAGGTCCCAACAGCCCCGCCTCTGTCGCTTCCTCCAGCAGCACGCCCTCCTCCAAAACCAAAGACCTGGTCCAT AATGACAAGTCTTCAACCCCCGGTTTGAAGTCCAACACACCGACTCCGCGAAACGACGCCCCTACCCCGGGCACTAGCTCCACCCCGGGACTGCGGCCGCTGCCAGGGAAGATGCCTGGCATGGAGTCACTAG CTCCAGCGCTACGGACCCCCCTCTCCATCGCTGGTTCCTATGCCAGTCCCTTCGCCATGATGGGCCACCATGAGATGAACGGCTCCCTGACGAGCCCGGGGGTCTACGCTGGGCTCCACAACATCTCCCCACAGATGAGCGCCGCCGCAGCCGCTGCAGCAGCGTACGGCCGCCCCATG GGTGGCTTTGACCCACACACTCACATGAGACCCGGACTCCCTGCCAGCCTCTCTTCCATCTCTGGAGGAAAACC AGCGTACTCCTTCCACGTGAGCGCGGATGGGCAGATGCAGCCAGTGCCCTTCCCCCCGGATGCTCTCATTGGCCCCGGGATCCCGCGCCACGCCAGGCAGATCAACACGCTGAGCCACGGCGAGGTGGTGTGCGCCGTCACCATCAGCAACCCAACGCGCCACGTCTACACCGGCGGCAAGGGCTGCGTGAAGATCTGGGACATCAGCCAGCCGGGTAGCAAGAGCCCCATCTCACAGCTTGACTGCctg AACCGTGATAACTACATCCGCTCGTGCAAGCTGCTGCCGGATGGGCGGACGTTGATCGTGGGTGGGGAGGCGAGCACGCTGACTATCTGGGACCTGGCTTCTCCGACCCCGCGCATCAAGGCTGAGCTGACCTCCTCCGCCCCTGCCTGCTACGCTCTGGCCATCAGCCCCGACGCCAAGGTGTGCTTCTCCTGCTGCAGCGACGGCAACATTGCAGTGTGGGACCTGCACAACCAGACCCTGGTCAG GCAGTTCCAGGGACACACAGATGGCGCAAGCTGTATTGATATTTCTCATGACGGCACAAAGCTCTGGACAGGTGGCCTGGACAATACAGTTCGCTCCTGGGACCTGCGGGAGGGTCGACAGCTGCAGCAGCATGACTTCACCTCACAG ATCTTCTCTCTGGGTTACTGCCCGACTGGAGAGTGGCTGGCTGTGGGAATGGAGAGCAGCAACGTAGAGGTCCTGCACCACACCAAGCCAGACAAGTACCAGCTGCACCTGCATGAGAGCTGCGTGCTGTCCCTCAAATTCGCCTACTGTG gtaAATGGTTTGTCAGCACTGGCAAAGACAACCTTCTCAATGCATGGCGGACTCCTTATGGGGCCAGCATATTCCAG TCCAAGGAATCATCATCCGTCTTAAGTTGCGATATTTCAGCTGATGACAAGTACATCGTAACAGGCTCTGGTGACAAGAAGGCAACAGTTTATGAAGTGATCTACTAA